In Micromonospora sp. NBC_01813, the following are encoded in one genomic region:
- a CDS encoding ABC transporter ATP-binding protein yields the protein MIEFDAVTVTYSGAATPALVDATLTIAEGELCLVAGRTGAGKSTLLRAINGLVPHFTGGRLSGRVTVAGRSTRDHPPREFADLVGVVGQDPLAGFTTDTVEEELAYGMEQLAVPATVMRKRVEETLDLLGIAELRRRPLRALSGGQQQRVAIGAALTAHPKVLVLDEPTSSLDPTAAEEVLAAITRLVHDLGVTVVVAEHRLERVVQYADHLVYLPGDGTVRSGTPGEILATAQVAPPVVELGRLAGWQPLPLSVRDARRHAADLRTRLAAADPPPTRALAAGPVLLKARQIVVRYGPVIAVRGVDVDLTAGTVTALMGRNGSGKSSLLWALQGSGPRQGGLVDVGGFDPRSRPANQARALVGLVPQTASDLLYLDSVAAECDQADREAGSPAGTCRTLLDGLVPGIGDQQHPRDLSEGQKLALVLAVQLTAAPATVLLDEPTRGLDYPGKRHFATMIRRLADDGRTVVVASHDVEFVAAVADRVLVMADGDIVADGSATDVLAASPAFAPQVAKILAPQPWLTVDQVAVTLADGPR from the coding sequence ATGATCGAGTTCGACGCGGTCACCGTCACCTACTCGGGGGCGGCGACACCCGCGTTGGTCGACGCGACGCTGACCATCGCCGAGGGCGAGCTGTGCCTGGTCGCCGGCCGTACCGGAGCCGGGAAGTCCACTCTGCTCCGTGCGATCAACGGACTTGTCCCGCACTTCACCGGGGGCCGGCTCAGTGGCCGGGTCACCGTCGCCGGGCGCAGCACCCGGGACCATCCGCCCCGTGAGTTCGCCGATCTGGTCGGCGTCGTCGGACAGGACCCACTGGCCGGATTCACCACCGACACCGTCGAGGAGGAACTCGCCTACGGGATGGAACAGCTGGCCGTCCCTGCCACCGTGATGCGCAAACGGGTGGAGGAAACCCTCGACCTGCTGGGCATCGCCGAGTTGCGCCGCCGCCCACTCCGTGCGCTCTCCGGCGGGCAGCAGCAACGGGTCGCAATCGGTGCCGCGCTCACCGCGCACCCCAAGGTGCTCGTCCTCGACGAACCCACCTCCTCCCTCGACCCCACGGCCGCCGAGGAGGTGCTTGCGGCGATCACCCGCCTCGTGCATGACCTCGGTGTCACCGTCGTCGTGGCCGAGCACCGGCTGGAGCGGGTCGTCCAGTACGCCGACCACCTCGTCTACCTGCCCGGTGACGGCACCGTGCGGTCCGGGACACCGGGCGAGATCCTGGCCACCGCACAGGTTGCCCCACCCGTCGTCGAGCTGGGCCGCCTCGCCGGCTGGCAGCCGCTACCGCTGTCGGTACGCGATGCCCGCCGGCACGCCGCCGACCTGCGTACCCGGCTGGCCGCCGCCGACCCGCCGCCGACCCGCGCCCTCGCCGCCGGGCCGGTCCTGCTAAAGGCCCGACAGATCGTCGTCCGCTACGGTCCGGTCATCGCGGTGCGCGGCGTCGACGTCGACCTGACGGCAGGTACCGTGACCGCGTTGATGGGACGCAACGGTTCCGGCAAGTCCTCGCTGTTGTGGGCGCTGCAGGGATCCGGGCCGCGGCAGGGCGGGCTGGTCGACGTCGGCGGGTTCGATCCCCGCAGTCGGCCGGCGAACCAGGCCCGCGCGCTCGTCGGCCTCGTCCCGCAGACCGCCAGCGACCTGCTCTACCTCGACAGCGTCGCGGCGGAGTGCGATCAGGCCGACCGAGAGGCCGGCTCGCCCGCCGGTACCTGCCGGACACTGCTCGACGGGCTCGTACCCGGCATCGGGGACCAGCAGCATCCCCGGGATCTGTCCGAGGGGCAGAAACTGGCCCTCGTCCTGGCCGTACAGCTGACCGCCGCACCCGCCACCGTCCTGTTGGACGAACCCACCCGCGGCCTCGACTACCCCGGCAAGAGGCACTTCGCGACAATGATCCGCCGCCTCGCCGACGACGGACGGACCGTCGTCGTCGCCTCCCACGACGTCGAGTTCGTGGCCGCCGTCGCCGATCGCGTCCTGGTGATGGCCGACGGCGATATCGTCGCCGACGGATCCGCCACCGACGTGCTCGCCGCCTCGCCCGCCTTCGCGCCACAGGTAGCCAAGATCCTCGCACCGCAGCCCTGGCTGACCGTCGACCAGGTTGCCGTCACGCTCGCTGACGGACCGAGATGA
- a CDS encoding prenyltransferase/squalene oxidase repeat-containing protein, protein MTIHRRRDRIRLAATGVLTALALTVVAAAPAAATPPQTHNRVDAAAGWLARQMVDGERFEVVFGGVAYPDQGLTIDAIFTFAAAKEADSYATNAITWLAEPAVTTGYIGDGTEAYAGATAKLALGAQVRGLDPTSFGGVDLLTRLTGLMTPSGRFSDQSAFGDYSNMFSQSFAVLALDRAGGAPAQAVSFLTASQCPDGGFPLQLAQTTCTSDVDATAMAVQALVAAGEWHPAQTAAQWLVSVQATDGSFTAGGVANANSTGLAAQALVATGRVLAWWQARQFLLSLQVNCAGDVADRGAIAYTTTGLDPATAPRATAQAVPGLAAVSLVTLSANGSRPDAPTLACA, encoded by the coding sequence ATGACCATCCACCGCCGCCGCGACCGTATCCGACTCGCCGCCACCGGCGTACTCACCGCCCTCGCGCTGACCGTGGTAGCGGCGGCGCCAGCCGCAGCCACCCCACCGCAGACTCACAACCGCGTCGACGCCGCCGCCGGCTGGCTCGCCCGGCAAATGGTCGACGGAGAACGCTTCGAAGTGGTCTTCGGCGGCGTCGCCTACCCCGATCAGGGCCTCACCATCGACGCGATCTTCACTTTCGCCGCAGCCAAGGAGGCCGACAGCTACGCGACCAACGCGATCACCTGGCTCGCCGAGCCGGCGGTGACCACCGGCTACATCGGCGACGGCACCGAGGCATACGCCGGCGCAACCGCCAAACTCGCGCTCGGGGCGCAGGTCCGTGGCCTCGACCCGACATCGTTCGGCGGCGTCGATCTGCTCACCCGACTCACCGGCCTGATGACGCCCTCCGGCCGATTCTCCGACCAGTCTGCGTTCGGCGACTACAGCAACATGTTCAGCCAGTCGTTCGCCGTCCTCGCCCTGGACCGGGCCGGCGGCGCACCAGCACAGGCCGTGTCGTTCCTGACCGCCAGCCAGTGCCCGGACGGCGGGTTCCCACTCCAGTTGGCCCAGACCACCTGCACCAGCGACGTCGACGCCACAGCGATGGCCGTCCAGGCCCTGGTCGCGGCCGGCGAATGGCACCCGGCCCAGACAGCCGCGCAGTGGCTCGTCTCCGTGCAGGCCACCGACGGCTCGTTCACCGCCGGCGGAGTCGCGAACGCCAACAGCACCGGCCTGGCCGCCCAGGCGCTGGTGGCGACCGGCCGGGTGCTGGCCTGGTGGCAGGCCCGTCAGTTCCTGCTGAGTCTGCAGGTCAACTGCGCCGGTGACGTTGCCGACAGGGGTGCGATCGCCTACACCACCACCGGACTCGACCCCGCCACCGCACCTCGGGCCACCGCGCAGGCAGTACCCGGACTGGCCGCCGTCAGCCTGGTCACCCTGTCGGCCAACGGCTCCCGACCGGACGCGCCGACCCTGGCCTGCGCCTAG
- a CDS encoding LPXTG cell wall anchor domain-containing protein, with protein sequence MVRALISRILPALAALVMVAAGAGVALSRPAGSPALRLAATPATAQAGSHWLSGQLVDGGLPGFVGSDWGLTIDALFALRATGTEPAAVAAITEALAANADGYAAIRTEMGDFVTGGSTAKVLLAAVAAGVDPTQFGGHDWRQRTLDLIYGADQGAKAGWLYDRNLDATAGSNLFGQSLAVIGLARSGGVPQPAVDFLVKQQCPGGGFRLYPSTAGTSCSADPAMEQSMEVDATAMAVQALLAAADAGASGTAEPVASATSWLLSVQAAGGSFNGSGFTDYPNTNSTGLAGQALAAAGEHPAAGQAAGFVAAQQITTTNSGAASAHVGAIAYTPDALAAAVTAGIGEFELDQWRRATAQAVLGLAQVPLGRIGTGDPAPTPTLTPTPSLSATPTPSATPTPTPTPNPTPTPTSSPATPSPTPTSTAAASPTPTVTPTTTPPPGGRLPTTGAPIATYGLLGGATIIAGVGLLLVARRRRETPQ encoded by the coding sequence ATGGTTCGTGCCCTCATCAGCCGTATCCTGCCAGCACTTGCCGCCCTCGTGATGGTCGCCGCCGGTGCCGGGGTCGCTCTCAGCCGTCCCGCCGGGTCTCCCGCGCTGCGGTTGGCCGCCACCCCCGCAACTGCGCAGGCCGGGTCGCACTGGCTTTCCGGTCAACTGGTCGACGGCGGCCTGCCGGGCTTCGTCGGCAGTGACTGGGGACTGACGATCGACGCGCTCTTCGCGCTGCGGGCCACCGGCACCGAACCGGCCGCTGTCGCCGCCATCACCGAGGCGCTCGCGGCCAACGCCGACGGCTACGCCGCCATCAGGACCGAGATGGGAGATTTCGTCACCGGCGGATCGACGGCGAAGGTGCTCCTGGCCGCCGTCGCAGCCGGTGTCGACCCGACCCAATTCGGCGGCCACGACTGGCGTCAGCGCACACTGGACCTGATCTACGGTGCCGACCAGGGTGCCAAGGCGGGCTGGCTGTACGACCGTAACCTCGACGCCACCGCCGGGTCGAACCTGTTCGGTCAGTCGCTGGCCGTCATCGGGCTGGCCCGCTCCGGCGGCGTACCGCAGCCGGCGGTCGACTTTCTCGTCAAGCAGCAGTGCCCGGGCGGCGGCTTCCGCCTCTATCCCAGCACGGCCGGCACCTCCTGCTCGGCGGATCCGGCGATGGAGCAGAGCATGGAGGTGGACGCCACGGCGATGGCGGTGCAGGCTCTGCTGGCCGCCGCCGACGCCGGGGCGAGCGGCACCGCCGAGCCGGTGGCGTCGGCCACGTCGTGGCTGCTGTCGGTGCAGGCGGCCGGCGGTTCCTTCAACGGCTCCGGCTTCACCGACTACCCCAACACCAACAGCACCGGTCTGGCCGGGCAGGCCCTGGCCGCCGCTGGCGAGCACCCAGCCGCCGGACAGGCCGCCGGGTTCGTCGCCGCGCAACAGATCACCACCACCAACTCCGGTGCGGCCTCGGCACATGTCGGCGCAATCGCGTACACCCCGGACGCGCTTGCCGCCGCCGTCACCGCCGGAATCGGCGAGTTCGAACTGGACCAGTGGCGCCGGGCCACCGCCCAGGCGGTCCTCGGCTTGGCGCAGGTGCCGCTCGGTCGGATCGGGACCGGCGACCCGGCACCCACCCCGACCTTGACACCGACACCGAGCCTCAGCGCGACTCCCACCCCGAGCGCGACGCCGACTCCCACCCCGACACCGAATCCCACCCCGACGCCCACCAGCAGTCCGGCCACACCGTCGCCGACGCCCACCTCGACGGCCGCCGCCAGCCCGACTCCGACCGTCACACCAACCACGACGCCACCCCCGGGCGGACGCCTGCCCACCACCGGTGCCCCGATCGCCACCTACGGTCTGCTCGGCGGCGCGACGATCATCGCCGGGGTCGGCCTGCTCCTGGTAGCCCGCCGGAGACGGGAAACACCGCAGTGA
- a CDS encoding energy-coupling factor transporter transmembrane component T — translation MPTLRARAPRAVHPGAWWLWALGLATAATRTTNPLLLALIIGVAGYVVAARRTDAPWALGFRLYLWLGAIIVCSRILFRVVFGGGQGDYVLFTLPQIPLPEWAAGIRLLGPVALEQVLGGGYDGLRLAAMVICLGAANALANPKRLLRAVPSALYEVGTAVVVALSVAPQLVESVLRVRRARRLRGARRSGMRALRGIVIPVLADALDRSLALAAAMDSRGYGRRGPQPSSVHALTGTLVIGGLCGVCVGMYGLMDASTPRYLGLPMLAAGTAAGIAGLAVSGRRVLRSTYRPDRFGGAELLVAACGLIAAAGLYLTTRVDPANLYPSLNPLEWPQIAPLPAAAILIAALPAWLAPPPPADTDADSPPAVLAVPGGREQEKAVLP, via the coding sequence ATGCCGACGCTGCGCGCCCGGGCGCCCCGGGCGGTGCACCCGGGCGCCTGGTGGCTCTGGGCGCTCGGGCTGGCCACCGCCGCCACCCGTACCACGAATCCACTACTGCTCGCACTGATCATCGGAGTGGCCGGCTACGTGGTCGCCGCCCGCCGCACGGACGCGCCGTGGGCCCTCGGTTTCCGGCTCTACCTGTGGCTCGGCGCGATCATCGTATGCTCCCGGATCCTGTTCCGGGTCGTCTTCGGCGGCGGTCAGGGCGACTATGTCCTGTTCACCCTGCCGCAGATCCCGTTGCCGGAGTGGGCGGCCGGGATCCGTCTACTCGGGCCGGTCGCCCTAGAACAGGTCCTCGGTGGCGGGTACGACGGGCTGCGGCTGGCCGCGATGGTGATCTGCCTCGGCGCGGCCAACGCGCTGGCCAACCCGAAACGGCTACTGCGGGCCGTGCCCAGCGCGCTCTACGAGGTCGGGACCGCCGTCGTGGTGGCGCTGTCCGTCGCGCCGCAACTGGTGGAAAGCGTGCTGCGGGTACGCCGGGCCCGACGGTTACGCGGCGCACGCCGCAGCGGGATGCGCGCGCTGCGTGGCATCGTCATCCCGGTGCTCGCCGACGCCCTCGACCGGTCGCTGGCCCTCGCCGCCGCGATGGACTCCCGTGGCTACGGACGCCGCGGACCCCAGCCCAGCTCGGTGCACGCGCTGACCGGTACGCTGGTGATCGGCGGTCTGTGCGGCGTCTGCGTCGGCATGTACGGGCTGATGGACGCCTCCACCCCCCGCTATCTGGGACTGCCCATGCTGGCCGCCGGGACCGCCGCCGGGATCGCCGGGCTGGCGGTCAGCGGTCGCCGGGTACTGCGCAGCACGTACCGCCCGGACCGCTTCGGCGGCGCCGAGCTGCTGGTCGCGGCCTGCGGACTGATCGCGGCCGCCGGGCTCTACCTGACCACCCGGGTCGACCCGGCCAACCTCTACCCGTCGTTGAACCCGCTGGAATGGCCGCAGATCGCGCCGCTACCGGCCGCCGCGATCCTGATCGCCGCACTGCCCGCCTGGCTGGCACCACCGCCACCGGCTGACACCGACGCAGACTCCCCGCCCGCCGTCCTCGCCGTCCCGGGCGGGCGTGAGCAGGAGAAGGCAGTGCTCCCATGA